A window of the Equus asinus isolate D_3611 breed Donkey chromosome 20, EquAss-T2T_v2, whole genome shotgun sequence genome harbors these coding sequences:
- the MRPL17 gene encoding large ribosomal subunit protein bL17m: MRLSVAAAISHGRVFRRLGLGPESRIHMLRNLLTGLVRHERIEASWARVDEMRGYAEKLIDYGKLGDTNERAMRMADFWLTEKDLIPKLFQVLAPRYQGQNGGYTRMLQIPNRSKQDRAKMAVIEYKGNCLPPLPLPRRDSNLTLLNQLLQGLRQDQKASIHSSHAAQTPGI, translated from the exons ATGCGGCTCTCGGTCGCAGCCGCCATCTCCCATGGCCGCGTATTCCGCCGCCTGGGCCTTGGTCCCGAGTCCCGCATCCATATGTTGCGTAACTTGCTTACGGGACTGGTGCGACACGAACGCATCGAGGCGTCATGGGCACGCGTGGACGAGATGAGGGGCTATGCCGAGAAG CTCATCGACTATGGGAAGCTGGGAGACACCAACGAAAGAGCCATGCGCATGGCTGACTTCTGGCTCACG GAGAAAGACTTGATCCCAAAGCTGTTTCAAGTACTGGCCCCTCGGTACCAAGGTCAGAATGGGGGCTACACGAGAATGCTGCAGATCCCAAATCGGAGTAAGCAGGATCGGGCCAAGATGGCGGTGATCGAGTATAAAGGGAACTGCcttccacccctgcccctgcctcgCAGAGACAGCAACCTTACACTCCTGAACCAGCTGCTGCAGGGGCTGCGGCAGGACCAGAAAGCAAGCATCCACAGCTCCCACGCAGCCCAAACACCAGGGATTTAA